Proteins co-encoded in one Streptomyces roseochromogenus subsp. oscitans DS 12.976 genomic window:
- a CDS encoding TIGR04222 domain-containing membrane protein translates to MFWVLLLLLAWAFAGTACTRLCLTAVRAAALDTDATPAAPGHDLTLYEAAFLSGGPARVADVTLVSMARQRRLLLAHTGWATVVDPRGRDEIEQSVIGAIGPEGQSRIAPVRARAAGAEAVRRLADGLVRAGLAVPEGVGTTVGAAVRQVRAAALAVAVLGLTALLLPIQTGTPRLLVGLWFALPLTLSLSCLVIARFEVHPYSRWASPAGQRLLGALVRRPAGDERSFLTSVAVRGIRAIGEPQLRAAFAHRDQLWRE, encoded by the coding sequence ATGTTCTGGGTCCTCCTCCTGCTCCTGGCCTGGGCTTTCGCCGGTACGGCGTGCACCCGGCTGTGCCTGACGGCCGTCCGCGCGGCCGCTCTGGACACGGATGCCACGCCGGCGGCCCCGGGGCACGACCTGACGCTGTACGAGGCGGCGTTCCTCTCCGGCGGCCCAGCCCGGGTCGCTGATGTGACCCTCGTCTCCATGGCCCGCCAGCGGCGCCTGCTGCTGGCGCACACCGGCTGGGCCACGGTGGTGGACCCACGGGGGCGCGACGAGATCGAGCAGTCCGTCATAGGGGCCATAGGCCCGGAAGGGCAGTCACGGATCGCGCCCGTGCGGGCGCGGGCGGCCGGCGCCGAGGCGGTGCGACGGCTCGCCGACGGGCTGGTGCGCGCCGGTCTCGCCGTCCCCGAGGGCGTCGGTACGACCGTGGGGGCCGCCGTGCGCCAGGTGCGCGCCGCCGCGCTGGCCGTGGCGGTCCTCGGCCTGACCGCGCTGCTGCTGCCCATCCAGACCGGGACGCCGCGGCTGCTGGTCGGCCTGTGGTTCGCCCTGCCCCTCACGCTGTCCCTGAGCTGTCTGGTCATCGCCCGGTTCGAGGTGCACCCGTACTCGCGCTGGGCCTCTCCGGCCGGGCAGCGGCTGCTGGGCGCGCTCGTGCGCAGGCCGGCCGGCGACGAGCGGTCGTTCCTCACCTCGGTCGCCGTACGCGGAATCCGCGCGATCGGCGAGCCGCAGCTGCGCGCCGCCTTCGCCCACCGCGACCAGCTCTGGCGGGAGTGA
- a CDS encoding alpha/beta hydrolase, whose translation LRGTEVAVARARAAGVDFGACAAADVPKAARNVRCGTVTVPLDYAHPNGTQITLTVSRTPATQKDPRNSKRKVPRQGALFYNPGGPGASSMLFPLVGAIPEWKRIAAAYDLIGYAPRGVGRSAPLSCETPKRFVTGPTASPYHPSESFKRQRIAQAKAYARGCALHAGKTLPFYTSLNNARDLDVLRAALGEDRLTFYGASYGTYFGALYATMFPTHVRRMVLDSAVNPDPQKIWYRNNLDQSAAFEERWADFRDWIARHDDVYRLGNTAARVQRSYDIARERLAGKAAGGKVGPGQLQSALLKAGYSDSYWPSRAQALSAYLHGDSKPLVQMAAPSPKEAADAENTNAVYTAVECNDAPWPTDWKVWDRDNTRLARVAPFETWDNAWMNLPCAYWPAPRQQPLDVRTGQGELPPVMILAAERDAAAPYAGSLEMNRRLADSVLVTERDAGTHGIGAGPNKCVNGYLDSYLLEGRFPVRRASCAPREEPVASGRSAGKKPQADSRRGRTGRQ comes from the coding sequence CTGCGCGGCACCGAGGTGGCCGTGGCCCGCGCCCGCGCGGCCGGCGTCGACTTCGGCGCGTGTGCCGCCGCCGACGTACCGAAGGCCGCGCGCAACGTGCGGTGCGGCACGGTGACCGTCCCGCTCGACTACGCCCACCCCAACGGCACGCAGATCACACTGACCGTCAGCCGGACCCCGGCGACCCAGAAGGACCCGCGCAACAGCAAGCGGAAGGTCCCCCGGCAGGGCGCCCTCTTCTACAACCCGGGCGGCCCCGGCGCGTCCAGCATGCTGTTCCCGCTGGTCGGCGCGATCCCGGAGTGGAAGCGGATCGCGGCCGCCTACGACCTGATCGGCTACGCCCCGCGCGGCGTGGGCCGTTCGGCCCCGCTGTCCTGCGAGACCCCGAAGCGCTTCGTCACGGGGCCCACCGCGTCGCCGTACCACCCGTCGGAGTCGTTCAAGCGGCAGCGCATCGCCCAGGCCAAGGCGTACGCCCGCGGCTGCGCCCTGCACGCCGGGAAGACGCTTCCCTTCTACACCTCGCTGAACAACGCCCGGGACCTGGACGTCCTGCGGGCCGCGCTGGGCGAGGACCGGCTGACGTTCTACGGGGCGTCGTACGGCACCTACTTCGGCGCGCTGTACGCGACGATGTTCCCCACGCACGTACGGCGCATGGTGCTGGACTCGGCGGTGAACCCGGACCCGCAGAAGATCTGGTACCGCAACAACCTCGACCAGTCGGCGGCGTTCGAGGAGCGCTGGGCGGACTTCCGGGACTGGATCGCCCGGCACGACGACGTCTACCGGCTCGGCAACACCGCCGCGAGGGTGCAGCGCAGCTACGACATCGCGCGGGAGCGGCTGGCCGGCAAGGCGGCCGGCGGGAAGGTCGGACCCGGCCAGCTGCAGAGCGCGCTCCTGAAGGCCGGGTATTCCGACAGCTACTGGCCGAGCCGGGCCCAGGCCCTGTCGGCGTATCTGCACGGCGACTCGAAGCCGCTGGTGCAGATGGCTGCGCCGAGCCCGAAGGAGGCCGCGGACGCGGAGAACACCAACGCGGTCTACACGGCCGTGGAGTGCAACGACGCGCCCTGGCCGACGGACTGGAAGGTGTGGGACCGGGACAACACCCGGCTCGCCCGGGTGGCGCCCTTCGAGACCTGGGACAACGCGTGGATGAACCTGCCGTGCGCCTACTGGCCGGCACCTCGCCAGCAGCCGCTGGACGTGCGGACCGGGCAGGGTGAGCTGCCGCCGGTGATGATCCTGGCGGCTGAGCGGGACGCGGCGGCGCCGTACGCGGGGTCGCTGGAGATGAACCGGCGGCTGGCCGACTCGGTGCTGGTGACCGAGCGGGACGCGGGGACGCACGGCATCGGGGCCGGACCCAACAAGTGCGTCAACGGGTACCTCGACAGCTATCTGCTGGAGGGCCGGTTCCCCGTGCGGCGCGCGTCGTGCGCGCCGCGCGAGGAACCGGTTGCCTCCGGCCGTTCAGCCGGAAAGAAGCCCCAGGCAGACTCGCGGCGAGGCAGGACCGGCCGGCAGTAG
- the hemQ gene encoding hydrogen peroxide-dependent heme synthase — translation MSDDAPITESGKIPNKGKLAKDLNEVIRYTLWSVFKLKDVLPEDRAGYADEVQELFDQLAAKDVTIRGTYDVSGLRADADLMIWWHAETSDQLQEAYNLFRRTRLGRALEPVWSNMALHRPAEFNRSHIPAFLADETPRNYVSVYPFVRSYDWYLLPDEDRRRMLADHGKMARGFPDVRANTVASFSLGDYEWILAFEADELYRIVDLMRHLRASEARRHVREEIPFYTGRRKTIADLVAGLA, via the coding sequence ATGAGTGACGACGCCCCCATCACCGAGTCTGGCAAGATCCCGAACAAGGGCAAGCTGGCCAAGGATCTCAACGAGGTCATCCGCTACACCCTGTGGTCGGTGTTCAAGCTGAAGGACGTGCTGCCGGAGGACCGCGCGGGTTACGCCGACGAGGTCCAGGAGCTGTTCGACCAGCTCGCCGCCAAGGACGTGACGATCCGCGGCACCTATGACGTCTCCGGCCTGCGCGCCGACGCCGACCTGATGATCTGGTGGCACGCCGAGACCAGCGACCAGCTCCAGGAGGCGTACAACCTCTTCCGCCGCACCAGGCTGGGCCGCGCCCTGGAGCCGGTCTGGTCGAACATGGCGCTGCACCGCCCCGCCGAGTTCAACCGCTCGCACATCCCGGCGTTCCTCGCCGACGAGACGCCCCGCAACTACGTGAGCGTCTACCCCTTCGTGCGCTCCTACGACTGGTATCTGCTGCCCGACGAGGACCGCCGCCGCATGCTCGCCGACCACGGCAAGATGGCCCGCGGCTTCCCGGACGTGCGCGCCAACACGGTCGCCTCGTTCTCCCTCGGCGACTACGAGTGGATCCTGGCCTTCGAGGCCGACGAGCTGTACCGCATCGTCGACCTCATGCGCCACCTGCGCGCCTCCGAGGCCCGCAGGCACGTCCGCGAGGAAATCCCGTTCTACACGGGCCGCCGCAAGACCATCGCGGACCTGGTGGCAGGCCTGGCCTGA
- the hemG gene encoding protoporphyrinogen oxidase has product MSATGTRTGHVVVIGAGVAGLAAAHRLLGRGARVTVLEAADRVGGKLLPGEIAGVRVDLGAESMLARRPEAVTLAREVGLAERLQPPATATASIWTRGALRPMPKGHVMGVPGTAAALSGVLSAEGLARIERDADLPRTEVGDDVAVGEFVAARLGREVVDRLVEPLLGGVYAGDAYRISMRSAVPQLFQAARTHASLTEAVREIQAKAAANQQTGPVFMGIEGGVGTLPLAIADSVRARGGEIRTGTPVTGLRVEASGGWRITTGERVLHADAVIVAVPAPAAARLLRAESPEAAAELAAVEYASMALVTLAYRRSALDLPEGSGFLVPPVDGRTIKASTFASHKWGWIAEEDPDVVVLRTSVGRHGETEILQRDDAALVEVSRHDLREATGLDAVPLETRVTRWTDGLPQYPVGHHARVARVREQVAKLPGLAVCGAQYDGVGIPACIVSAYAAVDQLDGDLSRVRELTANPVQSLHGGAGE; this is encoded by the coding sequence ATGAGCGCAACGGGTACGCGTACAGGGCATGTCGTCGTGATCGGAGCCGGTGTCGCCGGGCTGGCCGCCGCCCACCGGCTGCTCGGGCGCGGTGCGCGCGTGACCGTGCTGGAGGCCGCGGACCGGGTCGGCGGCAAGCTGCTGCCCGGTGAGATCGCGGGCGTGCGGGTCGACCTGGGCGCCGAGTCGATGCTCGCCCGCCGCCCCGAGGCGGTGACCCTCGCGCGTGAGGTGGGCCTCGCCGAGCGGCTGCAGCCGCCGGCCACCGCGACCGCCTCGATCTGGACCCGCGGCGCCCTGCGCCCCATGCCCAAGGGCCATGTGATGGGCGTGCCCGGCACCGCCGCCGCGCTCTCCGGTGTGCTGTCCGCGGAGGGCCTCGCCCGCATCGAGCGCGACGCCGACCTGCCCCGCACAGAGGTCGGCGACGACGTGGCCGTGGGGGAGTTCGTGGCCGCCCGGCTCGGCCGCGAGGTCGTCGACCGCCTGGTCGAGCCCCTGCTCGGCGGGGTCTACGCGGGCGACGCGTACCGCATCTCGATGCGCTCGGCCGTCCCGCAGCTCTTCCAGGCCGCCCGCACGCACGCGTCCCTCACCGAGGCGGTCCGCGAGATCCAGGCCAAGGCTGCGGCGAACCAGCAGACCGGCCCGGTCTTCATGGGCATCGAGGGCGGCGTGGGCACCCTGCCGCTCGCGATCGCCGACTCCGTCCGCGCGCGCGGTGGCGAGATCCGCACCGGGACACCGGTCACCGGCCTGCGCGTCGAGGCCTCCGGCGGCTGGCGCATCACCACCGGGGAGCGCGTGCTGCACGCCGACGCCGTGATCGTCGCCGTCCCCGCCCCAGCCGCCGCGCGGCTGCTGCGCGCCGAGTCCCCGGAGGCCGCCGCCGAGCTGGCCGCCGTCGAGTACGCGTCGATGGCGCTGGTCACCCTCGCCTACCGCCGCTCCGCCCTGGACCTCCCCGAGGGCAGCGGCTTCCTGGTCCCGCCGGTCGACGGCCGCACCATCAAGGCGTCCACGTTCGCCTCCCACAAGTGGGGCTGGATCGCCGAGGAGGACCCGGACGTGGTCGTGCTGCGCACCTCCGTGGGCCGGCACGGTGAGACGGAGATCCTCCAGCGCGACGACGCCGCCCTGGTCGAGGTCTCCCGGCACGACCTGCGGGAAGCCACCGGCCTGGACGCCGTACCCCTCGAGACCCGGGTCACCCGCTGGACCGACGGCCTGCCCCAGTACCCGGTCGGGCACCACGCGCGCGTGGCCCGTGTCCGCGAGCAGGTTGCCAAGCTGCCGGGGCTCGCGGTGTGCGGCGCGCAGTACGACGGCGTCGGCATCCCGGCGTGCATCGTGAGCGCGTACGCGGCGGTGGACCAGCTGGACGGCGACCTGAGCCGAGTCCGGGAGCTGACGGCCAACCCGGTGCAGAGTCTCCACGGCGGAGCGGGAGAATAG
- a CDS encoding DUF4349 domain-containing protein gives MRTPRSARPARPVLSVAGILLAAGLALTGCGSADDSGGGSAKSAAHGAGVAAGPGKADSAEAGSGKPAPRSPRLPQNAIIRTASLTVEVKDVGKEDTSRDTGGHERTQVVLRVPGARYDSVLARLQGTGRLIDRTAEAEDVTGQVVDVSSRVTSQRASVDRIRALTDRAAQLSDVVMLEGELSSRQADLESLLAQQASLKDRTSLATITLSLSETPVRKAAGDDSPGIGDALAGGWHVFVTVLRWIALALGAALPFVAFAALLTLLWLRVVRPRLPRRREPAQGMTALGPLPSARPVPEPDAPEPGRD, from the coding sequence ATGCGCACACCACGTTCCGCACGACCAGCACGTCCCGTCCTGTCCGTGGCCGGGATTCTGCTCGCCGCCGGCCTCGCGCTCACCGGGTGCGGCAGCGCGGACGACTCGGGTGGCGGCTCGGCGAAGTCCGCGGCGCACGGCGCCGGCGTGGCCGCCGGCCCCGGCAAGGCCGACAGTGCCGAGGCCGGCAGTGGCAAGCCGGCTCCCCGGTCACCGCGGCTCCCGCAGAACGCGATCATCCGCACCGCGTCCCTCACCGTCGAGGTCAAGGACGTCGGCAAGGAGGACACGAGCCGGGACACCGGCGGCCACGAGCGCACTCAGGTCGTCCTGCGGGTGCCCGGCGCGCGGTACGACTCGGTCCTCGCCCGCCTCCAGGGCACGGGCAGGCTGATCGACCGCACGGCCGAGGCCGAGGACGTCACCGGTCAGGTCGTGGACGTCAGCAGCCGGGTCACGTCGCAGCGGGCGAGCGTGGACCGGATCCGCGCGCTGACGGACCGGGCGGCACAGCTGAGCGATGTCGTCATGCTGGAGGGCGAGTTGAGCAGCCGCCAGGCCGATCTGGAGTCGCTGCTGGCGCAGCAGGCCTCCCTGAAGGACCGCACGAGCCTCGCCACGATCACGCTGTCGCTGTCCGAGACGCCGGTACGGAAGGCGGCCGGTGACGACTCGCCCGGCATCGGGGACGCGCTGGCGGGTGGCTGGCACGTGTTCGTCACCGTGCTGCGCTGGATCGCCCTCGCGCTCGGTGCCGCCCTGCCGTTCGTGGCCTTCGCGGCCCTGCTGACGCTGTTGTGGCTGCGGGTCGTACGGCCCCGGCTGCCGCGCCGCCGGGAGCCCGCGCAGGGGATGACCGCGCTGGGTCCGCTGCCGTCGGCGCGCCCGGTGCCCGAGCCGGACGCGCCAGAGCCGGGCCGGGACTGA
- a CDS encoding FAD-dependent oxidoreductase: MSMSGGQGGTERLVVIGGDAAGMSAASQARRLKGPGELEIVAFERGHFTSFSACGIPYWVGGDVPERDDLIARTPEEHRARGIDLRLRTEVTEIDVPGQRVRARDVDSGAESWTSYDKLVIATGARPVRPDLPGADAAGVHGVQTLDDGQALLETLAHTRGRRAVVVGAGYIGVEMAEALINRGFEVTVVNRGKEPMSTLDADMGRLVHRAMEGLGITMVNDAEVTKILTGDDGRARAVATEDAEYPADVVVLGIGVRPETALARAAGLPLGAHGGLLTDLAMRVRGHGNIWAGGDCVEVLNLVSGQDQYVPLGTHANKHGQVIGSNVGGGYATFPGVVGTAVSKVCDLEIARTGLREKDAGRVGLRYETVTIESTSRAGYYPGASPMTVKMLAEHRTGRLLGVQIVGREGAAKRVDIAAVALTARLTVEQMTALDLGYAPPFSPVWDPVLVAARKATAKVRASRAS; encoded by the coding sequence ATGAGCATGAGCGGTGGGCAGGGCGGGACGGAACGGCTGGTCGTCATCGGCGGCGACGCCGCGGGCATGTCCGCGGCGTCGCAGGCGCGCCGGCTGAAGGGGCCCGGCGAACTGGAGATCGTGGCCTTCGAACGCGGCCACTTCACGTCCTTCTCGGCGTGCGGCATCCCCTACTGGGTGGGCGGCGACGTCCCCGAACGGGACGACCTGATCGCCCGCACCCCTGAGGAACACCGCGCGCGGGGGATCGATCTGCGGCTGCGCACCGAGGTCACGGAGATCGACGTGCCCGGACAGCGGGTACGCGCGCGTGACGTCGATTCCGGCGCCGAGTCCTGGACGTCGTACGACAAGCTCGTCATCGCGACCGGCGCGCGTCCGGTCCGTCCCGACCTGCCCGGCGCGGACGCCGCCGGTGTGCACGGCGTACAGACCCTGGACGACGGCCAGGCCCTGCTGGAGACGCTGGCACACACGCGTGGCCGCAGGGCGGTGGTCGTGGGCGCGGGCTACATCGGCGTGGAGATGGCGGAAGCGCTGATCAACCGTGGCTTCGAGGTGACGGTCGTCAACCGTGGCAAGGAGCCCATGTCGACCCTCGATGCGGACATGGGCCGCCTGGTGCACCGGGCCATGGAGGGCCTCGGCATCACCATGGTGAACGACGCCGAGGTCACCAAGATCCTCACGGGAGACGACGGCCGGGCCCGCGCGGTCGCCACGGAGGACGCCGAGTACCCCGCGGACGTGGTGGTCCTCGGCATCGGCGTCCGCCCGGAGACCGCGCTCGCCCGGGCCGCGGGCCTGCCCCTCGGCGCGCACGGCGGCCTGCTCACCGACCTCGCGATGCGGGTGCGCGGCCACGGGAACATCTGGGCGGGCGGCGACTGCGTGGAGGTGCTGAACCTGGTCTCCGGCCAGGACCAGTACGTCCCCCTCGGCACCCATGCCAACAAGCACGGCCAGGTGATCGGCAGCAACGTCGGCGGCGGTTACGCCACCTTCCCTGGCGTGGTCGGCACGGCGGTCAGCAAGGTCTGCGACCTGGAGATCGCCCGCACCGGCCTGCGCGAGAAGGACGCGGGCCGGGTGGGCCTGCGCTACGAGACCGTGACCATCGAGTCCACCAGCCGCGCCGGCTACTACCCCGGCGCCTCCCCGATGACGGTCAAGATGCTCGCCGAACACCGCACCGGCCGTCTGCTCGGCGTCCAGATCGTCGGCAGGGAGGGTGCGGCGAAACGGGTCGACATCGCCGCGGTGGCGCTGACCGCGCGGCTGACGGTGGAACAGATGACTGCCCTGGACCTGGGCTACGCCCCGCCGTTCTCGCCCGTGTGGGACCCGGTGCTGGTGGCAGCGAGAAAGGCGACAGCCAAGGTACGCGCTTCACGCGCTTCCTAG
- a CDS encoding rhomboid family intramembrane serine protease: MVIPVHDVNPVRRTPWVTYALIAANVLVFVSTPGIAGSVAGGSDLAQLCHLQAFMDHYAAVPRELIHHQMPRVVPTGDIGVGPHGPGCVVAPPSYDKSPPLSVFTAMFLHGSWLHLLGNMLFLLIFGNNVEDRMGHIRYFLFYVVCGYAAGYGFALLNATSGDPLIGASGAIAGVLGAYIVLWPRARVWVLVPFLVFLPLRLPAWLVLGFWFGLQAVYSSGHGVSDAGAVAYAAHVVGFVAGMLLAWPLKPGTPPPPEPRGLLFGRRARPRYTW, encoded by the coding sequence GTGGTCATCCCCGTCCATGACGTGAACCCGGTACGTCGTACCCCTTGGGTGACGTACGCGCTGATCGCCGCCAATGTCCTCGTGTTCGTCAGCACGCCCGGGATAGCCGGCTCGGTGGCCGGTGGCAGCGATCTGGCGCAGTTGTGCCATCTGCAGGCCTTCATGGATCACTACGCGGCGGTTCCCAGAGAGCTGATCCACCATCAGATGCCCCGGGTGGTCCCGACGGGAGACATCGGTGTGGGCCCGCACGGGCCCGGCTGCGTCGTGGCCCCGCCGTCCTACGACAAGTCGCCGCCGCTGTCGGTCTTCACGGCGATGTTCCTGCACGGCAGCTGGCTGCATCTGCTCGGCAACATGCTGTTCCTGCTGATCTTCGGCAACAACGTCGAGGACCGGATGGGCCACATCCGCTACTTCCTCTTCTACGTCGTCTGCGGTTACGCGGCCGGCTACGGCTTCGCGCTGCTCAACGCCACGTCGGGCGACCCGCTGATCGGCGCGTCGGGCGCGATCGCCGGGGTCCTCGGCGCCTACATCGTGCTGTGGCCGAGGGCGCGGGTCTGGGTCCTCGTGCCGTTCCTGGTCTTCCTGCCACTACGGCTGCCCGCCTGGCTGGTGCTGGGCTTCTGGTTCGGGCTGCAGGCGGTGTACTCGTCCGGGCACGGAGTCTCCGACGCCGGCGCGGTCGCGTACGCGGCCCATGTCGTCGGCTTCGTCGCGGGCATGCTGCTCGCCTGGCCGCTCAAGCCCGGCACCCCGCCTCCGCCGGAGCCGCGCGGCCTGCTGTTCGGCAGGCGGGCGCGGCCCCGCTACACGTGGTGA
- the hemE gene encoding uroporphyrinogen decarboxylase, protein MTANTSTQPTATYDSAFLKACRREPVPHTPVWFMRQAGRSLPEYRKVREGIPMLESCMRPELVTEITLQPVRRHHVDAAIYYSDIVVPLKAIGLGLDIKPGVGPVVDEPIRTRADLARLRDLTPEDVPYVTEAIGLLTKELGPTPLIGFAGAPFTLASYLVEGGPSRTYENAKAMMYGDPQLWADLLDRLADITAAFLKVQIEAGASAVQLFDSWVGALAPADYRRSVMPASAKVFEAVAGYGVPRIHFGVGTGELLNLMGEAGADVVGVDWRVPLDEAQRRVGPGKALQGNLDPTVLFTDKDTVESRAREVLDAAAGLEGHVFNLGHGVVPNTDPDALTRLVEYVHTATAR, encoded by the coding sequence GTGACCGCCAACACCAGCACGCAGCCGACAGCGACGTACGACAGCGCCTTCCTCAAGGCGTGCAGGCGCGAACCCGTGCCGCACACCCCCGTGTGGTTCATGCGTCAGGCCGGCCGCTCCCTGCCCGAGTACCGCAAGGTGCGCGAGGGCATCCCCATGCTCGAGTCCTGCATGCGGCCCGAGCTGGTCACCGAGATCACGCTGCAGCCGGTGCGCCGACACCACGTGGACGCGGCGATCTACTACAGCGACATCGTCGTCCCGCTGAAGGCCATCGGCCTCGGCCTCGACATCAAGCCGGGCGTCGGCCCGGTCGTCGACGAGCCGATCCGCACCCGCGCCGACCTGGCCCGGCTGCGCGACCTCACGCCCGAGGACGTCCCCTACGTCACCGAGGCGATCGGCCTGCTCACGAAGGAGCTGGGGCCGACCCCGCTGATCGGTTTCGCCGGCGCGCCTTTCACCCTCGCGAGCTACCTGGTCGAGGGCGGTCCCTCTCGCACGTACGAGAACGCCAAGGCGATGATGTACGGCGACCCCCAGCTGTGGGCCGACCTGCTGGACCGTCTGGCCGACATCACGGCCGCCTTCCTGAAGGTGCAGATCGAGGCCGGCGCGAGCGCGGTCCAGCTCTTCGACTCCTGGGTCGGCGCCCTCGCCCCGGCGGACTACCGGCGCTCGGTCATGCCCGCCTCCGCGAAGGTCTTCGAGGCCGTCGCCGGCTACGGCGTCCCGCGCATCCACTTCGGTGTCGGCACCGGTGAGCTGCTGAACCTCATGGGCGAGGCCGGAGCGGACGTCGTCGGCGTCGACTGGCGCGTCCCGCTGGACGAGGCCCAGCGCCGCGTCGGCCCCGGCAAGGCGCTGCAGGGCAACCTCGACCCGACGGTCCTGTTCACCGACAAGGACACCGTCGAGAGCAGGGCCCGCGAGGTGCTGGACGCGGCCGCAGGCCTGGAGGGCCACGTCTTCAACCTCGGCCACGGCGTTGTGCCGAACACCGACCCGGACGCGCTGACCCGGCTCGTCGAGTACGTCCACACCGCGACCGCCCGCTGA
- a CDS encoding DUF3000 domain-containing protein, whose protein sequence is MAAGHGRMSDSADGLDDVKDTEEGDGRSSTPGPPAFRAAVDALRSCRLRPQVEVEATPAPQRLAPYAYALEAVVVDGEQELADGRLVLLHDPAGHDAWRGTFRLVTLVRAELEPEMAADPLLPEVCWSWLTGALQARGLGYGEPSGTITRASSHYFGGLSERPAASQIEIRASWTPREGLGGVPDTASHLASWCDLLAQVAGLPPAGPGDASVVTLPQRRGPQSR, encoded by the coding sequence ATGGCTGCGGGTCACGGACGAATGTCGGACAGTGCTGACGGATTGGACGACGTGAAGGACACCGAGGAGGGGGACGGGCGCTCCAGCACTCCGGGGCCGCCGGCTTTCCGGGCCGCGGTCGACGCCCTGCGCAGCTGCCGGCTGCGGCCGCAGGTCGAGGTGGAGGCCACTCCCGCCCCGCAGCGGCTCGCCCCGTACGCGTACGCGCTGGAGGCCGTCGTGGTGGACGGCGAACAGGAGCTGGCCGACGGCCGGCTGGTGCTGCTGCACGACCCGGCGGGCCACGACGCCTGGCGCGGAACGTTCAGGCTGGTGACGCTGGTGCGCGCGGAGCTGGAGCCGGAGATGGCGGCCGATCCGCTGCTGCCCGAGGTGTGCTGGTCGTGGCTGACCGGGGCGCTGCAAGCGCGCGGGCTGGGCTACGGCGAGCCGAGCGGCACGATCACGCGCGCGAGTTCGCACTACTTCGGCGGGCTGTCCGAGCGGCCGGCGGCCTCGCAGATCGAGATCCGGGCGTCCTGGACGCCCCGCGAGGGTCTCGGCGGGGTGCCGGACACGGCGTCCCATCTGGCCTCCTGGTGCGATCTGCTGGCCCAGGTCGCGGGGCTGCCGCCGGCCGGTCCGGGGGACGCCTCGGTGGTGACGCTGCCGCAGCGCAGGGGCCCGCAGTCGCGGTGA
- a CDS encoding response regulator transcription factor: MSVLLEQPASLVAYRPNKPTAMVVVADPRVRSTVTRHLWALGVRDVIEASSIAEARPRIGNPRDICVADVHLPDGSGLTLLSETRAAGWPNGLALSAADDIGAVRNALAGGVKGYVVTGTRTNIGLPTRPGAAPLGAARMHRRPPGAPSHPGGYRELSGREVEVLRLVAEGQSNKAIGVSMGLSALTVKSHLARIARKLGTGDRAGMVAVALRTGIIH, from the coding sequence GTGTCCGTTCTCCTCGAGCAGCCCGCAAGCCTGGTCGCCTACCGCCCGAACAAGCCGACCGCCATGGTGGTCGTGGCCGACCCGCGTGTCCGCTCCACCGTCACCCGCCATCTGTGGGCGCTCGGCGTGCGCGATGTCATCGAGGCCTCGTCCATCGCGGAGGCTCGTCCCCGCATCGGCAACCCGCGCGACATCTGCGTCGCCGACGTCCACCTGCCCGACGGCTCCGGCCTGACCCTGCTGTCCGAGACCCGCGCCGCGGGCTGGCCCAACGGGCTGGCGCTGTCCGCGGCCGACGACATCGGCGCGGTGCGCAACGCGCTGGCCGGCGGGGTCAAGGGCTATGTCGTCACCGGCACCCGTACCAATATCGGCCTGCCCACCCGGCCCGGCGCGGCCCCCCTCGGCGCCGCCCGGATGCACCGCCGCCCCCCGGGTGCCCCGAGCCACCCGGGCGGCTACCGCGAGCTGTCCGGACGCGAGGTCGAGGTGCTCCGGCTGGTCGCGGAGGGCCAGTCGAACAAGGCGATCGGCGTCTCGATGGGCCTGTCCGCCCTGACCGTCAAGAGCCACCTCGCCCGTATCGCCCGCAAGCTGGGCACGGGCGACCGGGCCGGCATGGTGGCCGTGGCCCTGCGCACCGGCATCATCCACTGA